The Fusarium oxysporum Fo47 chromosome II, complete sequence genome includes a region encoding these proteins:
- a CDS encoding Cupredoxin, with translation MMFNLLAVLPLLALAAAKCKVHDQTFTPDYVLEATLKDIKVNCKSRQSVVFNGTFPGPTLYLKEEQTAWIRVYNRVPDQNITVHWHGISQRAAPFSDGTPLVSQWPVPANHFFDYEVRPQRGDAGTYFYHSHVGLQSLTAHGVLVVKDADKPQYKYDGDLALIVADNYAAADETIEAGLLGDPFKWSGEPQAITINGNSGNQSFDTASDISCTPHVIEVDPGKTYRMRFIGATALSMIKLGIDGHDKLTVIEADGSYTKPAKVDHVQVSSGQRFSYLLKTKSAKDVCHGEDSQFWVRYESRDRPQQISGYAILRYRCPKGPKLPRTLPPSSPVVLPNKTYDYLEYKLEGLSEYNNKAFPRLSEVTRTVTIQINQILTTGQYENGTLNGTVAWAQNGLPWKESVQADHNQVPYLIQVYETGQTPNYTLALEHGGFDPNTKAFPAKVGEVLDIVWQNNNGPTGGWDFHPMHVHGYHVYDLGAGNGTYDAHENEKHFKNFTPVLRDSTNLYRYAVKGVPHHTAGWRAWRIKITEENIGAWMMHCHILQHQVMGMATVWMFGDAQEIKGKFPALPYSQGYLNYGGSAYGTGAKPPVVNHYYSSDN, from the exons ATGATGTTCAATCTTCTGGCTGTGTTGCCATTGTTGGCTTTGGCGGCGGCCAAATGCAAGGTGCACGATCAGACCTTTACGCCGGATTATGTGCTTGAAGCTACGCTAAAGGACATCAAAGTCAATTGCAAATCTCGTCAGTCGGTCGTTTTTAACGGGACTTTTCCGGGACCCACGCTTTAcctcaaagaagaacaaacaGCCTGGATCCGTGTCTACAATCGCGTGCCAGACCAGAACATCACTGTT CACTGGCATGGAATAAGCCAACGAGCCGCACCATTTTCCGACGGTACACCTCTCGTCAGCCAATGGCCCGTTCCCGCGAATCACTTCTTCGATTATGAAGTACGACCTCAGCGCGGAGATGCGGGAACGTATTTCTATCATTCGCACGTTGGACTCCAGAGCTTGACAGCGCATGGAGTCCTGGTCGTCAAGGATGCCGATAAACCTCAATACAAGTACGACGGGGACCTCGCGCTCATCGTCGCTGATAACTACGCTGCGGCAGATGAGACAATTGAGGCGGGTCTTCTCGGAGATCCGTTCAAGTGGTCTGGTGAACCTCAAGCAATTACGATAAACGGCAATTCTGGAAATCAGAGTTTCGATACTGCTTCTGACATTAGCTGCACACCTCATGTCATTGAAGTTGATCCTGGCAAAACGTATCGAATGCGATTCATCGGCGCGACTGCTTTGTCGATGATCAAGCTTGGAATTGACGGGCACGACAAGCTGACTGTCATTGAGGCTGATGGTTCATACACCAAGCCAGCCAAGGTGGATCACGTCCAAGTTTCATCCGGTCAGCGCTTCAGCTACCTCTTAAAGACTAAGTCTGCGAAGGATGTTTGCCATGGAGAAGATTCGCAGTTTTGGGTCCGGTATGAGAGTCGTGATCGACCTCAACAGATCAGCGGTTACGCTATTCTTAGGTATAGATGTCCTAAGGGACCAAAGCTACCAAGGACTCTGCCACCCTCGTCACCTGTTGTCTTGCCAAACAAGACTTACGACTACCTTGAGTACAAGCTTGAAGGGCTTTCGGAGTATAACAACAAGGCATTCCCTCGTTTGAGCGAGGTTACCAGGACGGTGACTATTCAGATCAATCAGATCTTGACCACTGGACAATATGAGAATGGAACATTGAACGGCACAGTCGCCTGGGC CCAAAATGGTCTCCCATGGAAGGAAAGTGTCCAAGCAGATCACAACCAAGTCCCATATCTCATCCAGGTCTACGAAACCGGCCAAACACCCAACTACACGCTCGCTTTAGAGCACGGCGGTTTTGATCCCAATACAAAAGCCTTCCCAGCTAAAGTCGGCGAAGTTTTGGATATTGTGTGGCAGAACAACAACGGTCCAACAGGAGGCTGGGACTTTCATCCGATGCATGTCCACGGCTACCATGTCTATGATCTAGGTGCAGGCAATGGCACTTACGACGCTCACGAAAACGAGAAGCACTTCAAGAACTTCACTCCTGTTCTTCGAGACTCGACTAATCTGTATCGATATGCCGTCAAGGGCGTACCTCATCATACAGCTGGTTGGAGAGCATGGAGAATCAAGATTACTGAGGAGAACATTGGAGCTTGGATGATGCACTGCCATATTCTTCAGCATCAGGTCATGGGTATGGCGACGGTTTGGATGTTTGGCGATGCACAGGAGATCAAGGGCAAGTTCCCCGCTCTTCCATACTCGCAGGGTTATCTCAATTATGGAGGTAGCGCGTATGGTACTGGTGCAAAGCCTCCGGTTGTCAATCACTATTATAGTAGTGATAACTAG